The Streptomyces sp. cg36 genomic interval CCACGATCACCGTGGAGCGGATGACGCCCGTCACCGTCTTGCCGTACAGCTTCTTCTCGCCGTACGCCCCGTACGCCTCCAGGACCTCCTTGGAGGGGTCGCCGACCAGGGTGACCTTCAGGCCCTCCTTCTCGCGGAACTTCGCCAGCTTCTCCGGCTTGTCGGGCGAGACGCCGATCACGTCGTAGCCGTGGCCGGTCAGGAACTCCAGGTTGTCCGTGAAGTCGCACGCCTGCTTGGTGCAGCCGGGGGTGAGGGCCGCCGGGTAGAAGTACACGATGACCTTGCGGCCCTTGTGGTCCGCGAGCGAGACCTCGGTGCCGTCCGCGTCGGGCAGGGTGAAGGCGGGGGCGGTGTCGCCGGGGACGAGTCGCTCGCTCATGGGATCTTCCTCCGGAAGGAACGGAATGGGCGTACTCCGGGAGAGCCTAATGGGGGCCTGTGACAGTGCATCGGCGGCGGAGCTGACAGACTGTCGATGACGGAGATCCACAGACAGCGACGGAAGGCGGCGCAGTGTCGGAAGCCAGGACCCCTGCGCAGATCGAGGCGGACATCAGGAGCCGCCGTGATCAGCTCGCGGTGACGCTCGACGAGATCGGCGTGCGGCTGCACCCGTCGACGATCGTCGGCGACGCCAAGGCGAAGGTCGCCTCGACCGTGGACCGGACGGCCGGGCGGGCGTTCGTCGCGGTCAACCGGACCGTCTCGGACGTGAAGGCGCAGTTCGTGAACGAGGAGGGCGCCCCGCGCGTGGAGCGCATCCTGCCGGTCGCGCTGCTCGCCGTCGGGCTCGTCGGCCTGCTGGCCATGTCGTCGGCGAAGAAGCGCCGCGACTGACGGTCGCCCACGCGCGCGTGGGCGACGGGGCGGCCCGTCGTGCGCCACGCGCCCCCTCCCGTCTTCCGCGCCCCTTCCGTGCCCCTTCGGCGTACGGCGGGGGCGCGGACAGGTAGGTTCGGGGCGTGAGCGAGAACACCCACGACAAGCTGCCCATCCGGATGCT includes:
- the bcp gene encoding thioredoxin-dependent thiol peroxidase, which encodes MSERLVPGDTAPAFTLPDADGTEVSLADHKGRKVIVYFYPAALTPGCTKQACDFTDNLEFLTGHGYDVIGVSPDKPEKLAKFREKEGLKVTLVGDPSKEVLEAYGAYGEKKLYGKTVTGVIRSTVIVDEEGKVERALYNVKATGHVAKIIKDLGL
- a CDS encoding DUF3618 domain-containing protein, yielding MSEARTPAQIEADIRSRRDQLAVTLDEIGVRLHPSTIVGDAKAKVASTVDRTAGRAFVAVNRTVSDVKAQFVNEEGAPRVERILPVALLAVGLVGLLAMSSAKKRRD